The following DNA comes from Arthrobacter sp. SLBN-83.
TCGGCGAGTTCACCCATATAGGGCAGCAGTTCGTCCTTGGGCACGTGCCGGGCAGGCCCGGCGTCAACGTGCACCACCTCGAGGCGGCGTCCCACCCGCACCCTCCCGGGGAGCTTCGTTGCGTCCCTGCGGGTATAGACGGTGACGTGGTGGCCCCGATTGGCAAGGGCTTCCGACAGCGCGGCAACGTGCACGTTTTGCCCGCCGGCATCCACCCCGCCCAGTGCCGCCAGCGGACTGGCGTGCTCGGAAATCATGGCGATCTTCATGGGGTCTTCCTCTCCCGCGCCGGAACGAGGATCCGCTCGTCCGGACGTTCGTTGTCGGAGTGCCGGGGCCGGCTCCGCAGGTCTGCCAGGAGCTCATCCCAGCGGTCCTGGAACCTGCCCAGGCCGTAACGCTCCAGCGCCGCCTCACGGGCGGCAAGTCCCCGCCGTCGGGCCTCATCCGGATTGGCAACCAGCCGCGCCGCGCAACGGAGCAGCTCGTCGACGTCCGCGGAAACGATGCCGGCTTCCTGCGGCACCGCCCGGGGGGCCTCCGTGGCCGCAAGCACCACCACCGGCATGCCCAAATGCATGGCTTCCAGGAGGGACAAGCCCAGCGAGGTCCAGCGCATCGGATGGACGTAGACCCGGCAGCGGGCCAGTTCCCGGTGCAGGTCACGGGTTTTCAGGTCGCCCCGGGCCGTCAGCCGTGATGGGTCGATCCCGGTGGCTTCCGCGAGGCCGTCCGTCTTCATGCCGAACACCTGCAGCGGCGCCACGGAGGCGAAGCCGGGCAGCAGGTCCGTTCCAGTGACGCGGCCGCGGCGGACGGGCTCATTGATCACGACGCCCAGTTCGGGCAGCTCGCCGGTGTAGAGGTGCCCCGGGTCAGGGATACCGTGCTCGATCACGGTGGTGGGAGCGGAGCCGTTGTCCCAGGCCAGCCGGTTGAAATGGGTGACGTGCACAACGGGGATGCTTCTTTGGTCGGCAAGCGGGTGGCTGATGTTCGGGAAGTTGCCTTTGGGCGTGTTGTG
Coding sequences within:
- a CDS encoding glycosyltransferase, which codes for MRILLWHVHGSWTDAFVRGRHEYLLPVLPGGGAWGLGRAGRDWPESVREVDLATLEADSVDAVVLQRPEEIDEVVRTLGRMPGVDLPAVFVEHNTPKGNFPNISHPLADQRSIPVVHVTHFNRLAWDNGSAPTTVIEHGIPDPGHLYTGELPELGVVINEPVRRGRVTGTDLLPGFASVAPLQVFGMKTDGLAEATGIDPSRLTARGDLKTRDLHRELARCRVYVHPMRWTSLGLSLLEAMHLGMPVVVLAATEAPRAVPQEAGIVSADVDELLRCAARLVANPDEARRRGLAAREAALERYGLGRFQDRWDELLADLRSRPRHSDNERPDERILVPARERKTP